A single region of the Mycobacterium lentiflavum genome encodes:
- a CDS encoding ArsR/SmtB family transcription factor — protein MPSSSPNAATGSSSDLVAHRHGETGAGEHAPFAEYPEPPSREVLDDAGELLRALAAPVRIAIVLQLRESQRCVHELVDALGVPQPLVSQHLKILKAAGVVAGERSGREVLYRLADHHLAHIVVDAVAHASEGTP, from the coding sequence ATGCCCTCCTCATCGCCGAACGCCGCCACTGGCTCCTCTTCAGATCTGGTTGCCCACCGGCACGGCGAGACGGGCGCCGGCGAGCACGCGCCCTTCGCCGAATATCCCGAGCCGCCGTCGCGAGAAGTCCTGGATGACGCCGGTGAGCTGCTGCGGGCCCTGGCCGCACCGGTACGGATCGCCATCGTGCTGCAACTACGCGAATCCCAGCGCTGCGTGCACGAGCTGGTCGACGCACTGGGCGTGCCACAACCGCTGGTCAGCCAGCATTTGAAGATTCTCAAGGCGGCGGGAGTGGTCGCCGGGGAGCGGTCCGGCCGCGAGGTGCTGTACCGACTGGCCGACCACCACCTGGCACACATCGTCGTCGACGCCGTCGCCCACGCCAGCGAGGGCACGCCATGA
- a CDS encoding Fur family transcriptional regulator, with protein MTGPSVRSTRQRAAISTLLETLDEFRSAQELHDELRRRGENIGLTTVYRTLQSMASAGMVDTLRTDTGESVYRRCSEHHHHHLVCRHCGSTIEVGDHEVEEWASQVAAKHGYSEVSHTIEIFGTCSDCGR; from the coding sequence ATGACCGGACCGAGCGTCCGTTCCACCCGTCAGCGAGCGGCGATCTCGACACTGCTGGAAACGCTCGACGAATTCCGCTCGGCCCAGGAGCTACACGACGAGCTGCGCCGCCGCGGCGAGAACATCGGGCTGACCACGGTCTACCGGACGCTGCAGTCCATGGCATCGGCGGGCATGGTGGACACGCTGCGCACCGACACCGGCGAGTCCGTCTACCGGCGCTGCTCGGAGCACCATCACCACCATCTGGTGTGCCGCCACTGCGGGTCCACCATCGAGGTGGGTGACCACGAGGTCGAGGAGTGGGCGTCGCAAGTCGCCGCCAAGCATGGCTACTCCGAGGTCAGCCACACCATCGAGATCTTCGGGACCTGCTCGGACTGCGGCCGCTGA
- a CDS encoding decaprenyl diphosphate synthase produces the protein MARNHERTLRSRDSPAFPQLPAAPADYPTFPDKSTWPVVFPELPPSADGGPSRPPQHISKAVAPRIPADRLPNHVAIVMDGNGRWATQQGLTRTDGHKAGEAVVIDVVCGAIEIGIKWLSLYAFSTENWKRSPEEVRFLMGFNRDVVRMRRVNLKAIGVKIRWVGSRPRLWRSVINELAVAEEMTKGNDVITVNYCVNYGGRAEIAESAREIARLAAAGRLNPERITEATVANHLQRPDIPDVDLFLRTSGEQRSSNFMLWQAAYAEYIFQDKLWPDYDRRDLWAACAEYADRNRRFGSA, from the coding sequence GTGGCTAGGAACCACGAGCGCACCTTGAGGTCCCGGGACTCTCCGGCCTTCCCGCAACTGCCCGCTGCGCCCGCGGACTATCCGACTTTTCCCGACAAGTCGACGTGGCCGGTGGTGTTCCCCGAGTTGCCGCCGTCTGCGGACGGCGGACCGAGCCGGCCGCCGCAACACATCTCGAAGGCGGTCGCACCGCGGATCCCGGCGGATCGACTGCCCAACCACGTGGCGATCGTGATGGACGGTAACGGCCGTTGGGCCACCCAACAAGGCCTGACCCGCACCGACGGCCACAAGGCGGGGGAGGCCGTCGTCATCGACGTTGTCTGCGGCGCAATCGAAATCGGGATCAAGTGGCTCAGCCTGTACGCCTTCTCGACCGAAAACTGGAAGCGGTCTCCCGAGGAGGTCCGCTTCCTGATGGGCTTCAACCGTGACGTGGTGCGCATGCGCCGGGTCAACCTCAAGGCGATCGGGGTCAAGATCCGCTGGGTGGGCTCGCGGCCTCGCTTGTGGCGCAGCGTGATCAATGAATTAGCGGTCGCCGAGGAGATGACGAAGGGCAACGACGTCATCACCGTCAACTACTGCGTCAACTACGGCGGCCGCGCCGAAATCGCGGAATCTGCAAGGGAAATCGCACGTTTGGCGGCTGCCGGCCGGCTGAACCCCGAGCGCATCACCGAGGCGACGGTGGCGAATCACCTGCAGCGGCCCGACATCCCCGACGTGGATCTGTTTCTGCGGACTTCGGGAGAGCAACGCTCCAGCAATTTCATGCTGTGGCAGGCGGCGTATGCCGAATACATTTTTCAGGACAAGCTGTGGCCCGACTACGACCGTCGCGACCTGTGGGCGGCCTGCGCGGAATACGCGGACCGCAACCGACGGTTTGGGAGCGCCTGA
- the recO gene encoding DNA repair protein RecO has translation MRLYRDRAVVLRQHKLGEADRIVTLLTRDHGLVRAVAKGVRRTRSKFGARLEPFAHIDVQLHPGRNLDIVTQVVSIDAFATDIVSDYGRYTCGCAMLETAERLAGEERAPVPALYRLTVGALRAVADGRRSRDLLLDAYLLRAMGIAGWAPALTECARCATPGPHRAFHIAAGGSVCPHCRPAGSTTPPLGVLELMSALHDGDWPAAEATPQSHRSHVSGLVAAHLQWHLERQLKTLPLVERNYRVDRPPHAGGAAAEPGSAPTIADQRAVLIGQDEACG, from the coding sequence ATGCGGCTGTATCGAGACCGAGCGGTAGTGCTGCGCCAGCACAAGCTCGGCGAAGCAGACCGAATCGTGACCCTGCTGACCCGTGATCACGGATTGGTCCGTGCGGTGGCCAAGGGGGTGCGCCGCACCCGCAGCAAATTCGGGGCGCGGCTGGAGCCGTTCGCGCACATCGACGTGCAGCTGCATCCCGGCCGCAATCTGGACATCGTCACCCAGGTTGTTTCCATCGACGCGTTCGCCACCGACATCGTCAGCGACTACGGCCGGTACACCTGCGGGTGCGCGATGCTGGAAACCGCCGAGCGCCTCGCCGGTGAGGAGCGCGCGCCCGTCCCGGCGCTGTACCGGCTCACGGTGGGCGCGCTGCGGGCGGTGGCCGACGGACGGCGCTCTCGTGACCTGCTCCTGGACGCCTACCTGCTGCGGGCCATGGGCATCGCCGGCTGGGCGCCGGCGCTGACCGAGTGTGCCCGCTGTGCCACGCCCGGCCCACATCGGGCATTTCACATCGCCGCCGGGGGCAGCGTCTGCCCGCATTGCCGTCCCGCGGGCTCCACGACACCGCCGCTGGGCGTGCTGGAACTGATGTCCGCGCTGCACGATGGCGATTGGCCGGCAGCCGAAGCGACGCCGCAATCCCACCGCAGCCATGTCAGCGGATTGGTGGCCGCCCACCTGCAATGGCATCTGGAACGCCAGCTCAAGACGTTGCCGCTGGTAGAGCGCAATTATCGGGTCGACCGTCCCCCGCACGCGGGTGGCGCCGCCGCGGAGCCGGGGAGTGCCCCCACCATCGCCGATCAGCGCGCCGTGCTGATCGGGCAGGATGAGGCCTGTGGCTAG
- a CDS encoding amidase yields the protein MIGAPGPGSGSVSGFRGTRLPTLTDLLYQLNSRAVTSDTLVRRSLHAIDTSQSTLNAFRVVLTESALADAAEADRRRAAGETAPLLGVPIAVKDDVDVAGVPTAFGTDGQVRPATADSEVVRRLKAAGAVIVGKTNTCELGQWPFTSGPGFGHTRNPWSRRHTPGGSSGGSAAAVAAGLVTAAIGSDGAGSIRIPAAWTHLVGIKPQRGRISTWPLPESFNGITVNGVLARTVADAALVLDAASGNVEGDRHKPPPLRASDYVSIAPGPLNIALSTRFPYTFFRAKLHPEILAATRAMGEQLQLLGHTVVSGNPDYGVRLGWDFLARSTAGLRDWEERLGDGVVLDPRTLSNLRMGHVLGQAILRNARAHEAALQRRVGSIFDIVDVVVAPTTAQPPPLARSFDRLSGLGTDRAMIKACPATWPWNVLGWPSINVPAGFTADGLPIGVQLMGPANSEGMLISLAAELEAVCGWAAKQPKVWWEHDHLRSHDSGQA from the coding sequence GTGATTGGCGCTCCTGGACCCGGTTCTGGGTCCGTTTCCGGGTTCCGCGGCACGCGCCTGCCCACACTTACTGACCTGCTGTATCAGCTGAACAGCCGCGCGGTGACATCCGACACATTGGTGCGTCGTTCGCTGCACGCGATCGACACCAGCCAGTCCACGCTGAACGCGTTCCGGGTGGTCCTGACGGAGTCGGCGCTGGCCGACGCGGCCGAGGCCGACCGGCGACGAGCCGCCGGTGAAACGGCGCCGTTGCTGGGCGTCCCGATCGCGGTCAAGGACGACGTCGATGTTGCTGGCGTGCCCACCGCTTTCGGCACCGACGGTCAGGTGCGCCCCGCCACTGCGGACTCCGAGGTGGTGCGCCGCCTCAAGGCCGCCGGAGCGGTGATCGTCGGCAAGACCAACACCTGCGAGCTAGGACAGTGGCCATTCACCAGCGGGCCCGGGTTCGGGCATACCCGCAATCCGTGGTCGCGGCGCCACACCCCGGGCGGCTCGTCGGGCGGTAGCGCCGCCGCGGTGGCCGCCGGTCTGGTCACCGCGGCGATCGGCTCCGACGGCGCCGGCAGCATCCGCATCCCGGCGGCGTGGACGCATCTGGTCGGCATCAAGCCGCAGCGCGGCCGCATCTCGACCTGGCCGCTACCGGAATCGTTCAACGGGATCACGGTCAACGGCGTGCTGGCCCGCACGGTCGCCGACGCGGCACTGGTGCTCGACGCGGCGTCGGGCAATGTCGAGGGTGACCGGCACAAGCCGCCGCCGCTGCGGGCGTCCGACTACGTCAGTATCGCGCCCGGGCCGCTGAACATCGCACTGTCAACCCGATTCCCGTACACCTTCTTTCGGGCCAAGTTGCATCCGGAGATCCTGGCCGCGACCCGAGCAATGGGCGAGCAGCTGCAATTGCTCGGCCACACGGTGGTGAGCGGGAATCCGGACTACGGGGTGCGGCTGGGGTGGGATTTTCTGGCCAGATCGACTGCGGGACTGCGGGATTGGGAGGAGCGGTTGGGCGACGGCGTCGTGTTGGACCCCCGCACCCTGTCCAACCTGCGGATGGGCCATGTGCTGGGCCAGGCGATCCTGCGCAACGCGCGGGCGCACGAAGCCGCGCTACAGCGGCGGGTGGGCTCGATTTTCGACATCGTCGACGTGGTCGTCGCGCCGACCACCGCGCAGCCACCGCCACTGGCCCGATCCTTCGACCGGCTCAGCGGCTTGGGCACCGACCGGGCCATGATCAAGGCATGCCCGGCGACCTGGCCGTGGAATGTATTGGGCTGGCCGTCGATCAACGTGCCGGCCGGGTTCACCGCGGACGGCCTGCCGATCGGTGTGCAATTGATGGGCCCGGCGAACAGCGAGGGCATGCTGATCTCGCTGGCCGCCGAGCTGGAAGCCGTCTGCGGCTGGGCCGCCAAGCAGCCGAAGGTCTGGTGGGAGCACGACCACCTCCGTTCACACGACTCGGGCCAAGCATAA
- a CDS encoding manganese catalase family protein has protein sequence MFTHNKDLQFEVRVTEPDPRFASLLMEQFGGANGELTAALQYFTQAFVLRQKNPKMYDLFMDIATEELSHLEMVGSMITMLLDGLSDNLKIANQRCDWMPAVASTDGRDNIIHQVAVNPMFLVLSGGGPDVKDSAGNNWTGAFIDANGDPTVDLRNNVAAESRAKVVYEYLKQFTDDPGVQETLTFLMTREVAHYQQFTAALNELPVNFPPGQLAGDPRFQNVAFNMSNGGGESIRGPWNQGQGPWPQGMEWDYVEKPEQQWLGGQTRQNKGTEQNPQGSPAVEAEKPFTHEQHSPTT, from the coding sequence ATGTTCACGCATAACAAAGATCTGCAGTTCGAAGTACGAGTCACCGAACCCGACCCACGATTCGCGTCGCTGCTCATGGAGCAATTCGGCGGTGCCAACGGCGAACTCACCGCGGCGCTGCAGTACTTCACCCAAGCATTCGTGCTGCGCCAAAAGAACCCCAAGATGTACGACCTGTTCATGGACATCGCGACCGAGGAGCTCAGCCATCTCGAGATGGTCGGATCGATGATCACCATGTTGCTCGACGGACTCAGCGACAATCTCAAGATCGCGAATCAACGGTGCGACTGGATGCCGGCCGTCGCCAGTACCGACGGGCGCGACAACATCATTCATCAGGTCGCCGTCAACCCAATGTTCCTGGTGCTCAGCGGCGGTGGACCCGACGTCAAGGATTCCGCAGGCAACAACTGGACCGGGGCGTTCATTGATGCCAACGGCGATCCCACCGTTGACCTGCGCAACAACGTCGCCGCCGAGTCCCGAGCCAAAGTCGTCTACGAGTACCTCAAGCAGTTCACCGATGACCCGGGCGTGCAGGAAACCCTGACCTTCTTGATGACGCGTGAGGTGGCGCACTATCAGCAATTCACCGCTGCGCTCAACGAACTTCCGGTCAACTTTCCGCCCGGGCAGTTGGCAGGCGATCCCCGCTTCCAAAATGTGGCGTTCAACATGTCCAACGGCGGCGGCGAGTCGATACGTGGGCCGTGGAACCAGGGGCAGGGTCCGTGGCCGCAGGGCATGGAATGGGACTACGTGGAAAAGCCCGAACAGCAATGGCTGGGCGGCCAGACGCGCCAAAACAAGGGGACCGAACAGAATCCTCAGGGCTCGCCGGCAGTCGAGGCCGAAAAGCCGTTCACGCACGAACAGCACTCGCCCACAACCTAA
- a CDS encoding hemerythrin domain-containing protein — MDALTFLRQDHESVLGLFETLDGAPSGSGAEVSGLETMVNNLIIAESQHEAIEEQFFWPAVREALGDAFADKAIEQEQTGKKLLQRLEDGKPGDPDYHEALQQFVEAGREHIAYEQEVVWPQVEQVISREDLEKIGEKLEAAKKIAPTRPHPDTPSNSAVQKTMGVGAAIVDHVRDAVTGRSQDNPPDPQVH; from the coding sequence ATGGATGCATTAACGTTTCTCCGTCAAGACCACGAAAGCGTGCTCGGATTGTTCGAGACGCTCGATGGCGCACCGTCGGGCTCCGGCGCTGAAGTCAGCGGCCTGGAAACCATGGTGAACAACCTGATCATCGCCGAGTCACAGCACGAAGCGATCGAAGAGCAGTTCTTCTGGCCCGCGGTGCGTGAGGCGCTCGGTGATGCGTTCGCCGACAAGGCGATCGAACAGGAGCAGACCGGCAAGAAATTGCTGCAGCGCCTCGAAGACGGCAAGCCCGGCGACCCGGATTATCACGAAGCCCTGCAGCAATTCGTCGAAGCGGGCCGGGAACACATCGCCTACGAGCAGGAGGTGGTGTGGCCGCAGGTCGAACAGGTGATCAGCCGCGAGGATCTGGAGAAGATCGGCGAAAAGCTGGAAGCCGCAAAGAAAATCGCGCCCACCAGGCCGCACCCCGACACTCCGTCCAACTCTGCCGTGCAGAAGACGATGGGAGTGGGCGCGGCGATAGTGGACCACGTGCGCGATGCGGTCACCGGCCGTAGCCAAGACAACCCGCCGGACCCGCAGGTCCATTAG
- a CDS encoding ESX-1 secretion-associated protein, with translation MSDLVVTPNYLDQLATIENQTSAKIGSAAEVTKGISSQVWLTHGVGSEPSNIALTRVEGARRRAVEAMQGVCQDLAVKLGTAAAAYASTDEQAAGNIDKQLVAR, from the coding sequence ATGTCCGATTTAGTCGTCACGCCGAACTACCTCGACCAGCTGGCCACAATTGAGAACCAAACATCCGCCAAGATCGGATCGGCGGCCGAGGTGACCAAAGGGATCAGCTCCCAAGTCTGGCTCACCCACGGTGTGGGCAGCGAGCCCTCCAATATTGCGCTGACTCGTGTCGAGGGCGCGCGCCGTCGTGCGGTCGAAGCAATGCAAGGTGTCTGCCAGGACCTCGCCGTCAAGCTGGGCACGGCCGCCGCCGCCTACGCCAGCACCGACGAGCAGGCGGCCGGCAACATCGACAAGCAACTCGTGGCCCGCTGA
- a CDS encoding EspA/EspE family type VII secretion system effector, translating to MSADALSGGLVGYKMVQQYRLSQNMSPEELEEMNKGMKDSTSLILKTLTVVDLVELMTGFGPPCDGADFAAGSQQLIEISDQLRSALPDDDWQGDASQAYAQQVTALRTLAQEMAELDRQLADITKNQAEWVTHMRLAFGILKDLLMAAFAIELALKISVPQPAGLALAQTFATTVAVLGIGAASSFVLTLFRYSQDNADKANEMISKYQKLAPVSTGATPAESHVAAAPRSITPDFAEVSSKTTDVFSAVEVAPARPDASTKQSNPAGAADTSERRRVLEARDEAAPAAALSSSAPTLAAVAQMPGKAAQLGQSAGPRPIYPVSRTGQQAGLIEDKGLADDVADAAAAPGTEGVERAPIEFAAAEAIVRRAG from the coding sequence ATGAGCGCGGACGCGCTGTCCGGCGGCCTGGTCGGCTACAAGATGGTTCAGCAATATCGACTGTCTCAGAATATGTCTCCCGAAGAGTTGGAAGAGATGAACAAGGGGATGAAAGACAGCACCAGTCTCATCCTCAAGACCCTCACCGTCGTCGACCTCGTGGAACTGATGACCGGATTCGGGCCGCCTTGCGACGGAGCCGATTTCGCCGCAGGCTCGCAACAGCTCATCGAAATCTCCGACCAACTGAGGTCGGCGCTCCCGGACGACGACTGGCAGGGCGACGCGTCGCAGGCCTATGCCCAACAGGTAACGGCACTGCGGACTCTCGCGCAGGAGATGGCTGAGCTGGACCGCCAGCTTGCCGACATCACCAAGAATCAGGCCGAGTGGGTTACCCATATGCGGTTGGCCTTCGGGATATTGAAGGACCTCCTGATGGCGGCATTTGCCATTGAGTTGGCCCTGAAGATATCGGTGCCTCAGCCGGCCGGCCTCGCCCTGGCCCAGACATTCGCCACCACGGTTGCCGTCCTGGGGATCGGCGCTGCCAGCTCTTTCGTTTTGACGCTGTTCCGCTACTCGCAAGACAATGCGGACAAGGCGAACGAAATGATTTCCAAGTACCAAAAGCTGGCACCGGTTTCCACGGGTGCCACGCCGGCCGAGTCGCACGTGGCCGCCGCGCCGAGGTCCATCACGCCCGACTTCGCGGAGGTCTCGAGCAAGACGACCGACGTGTTCAGTGCGGTCGAGGTCGCCCCGGCACGCCCGGATGCTTCGACGAAGCAAAGCAACCCCGCCGGCGCAGCTGACACCTCTGAGCGACGGCGCGTGTTGGAGGCGCGCGATGAGGCGGCGCCCGCGGCCGCGTTGTCATCCAGCGCGCCGACGTTGGCTGCGGTTGCTCAAATGCCAGGGAAGGCGGCACAACTGGGTCAGAGTGCGGGACCGCGGCCGATTTACCCAGTGTCCCGGACGGGCCAGCAGGCGGGTCTGATCGAGGACAAGGGGCTTGCCGACGACGTCGCCGACGCCGCAGCGGCACCGGGTACTGAGGGCGTCGAGCGCGCACCGATCGAGTTCGCGGCGGCCGAGGCCATCGTACGACGCGCCGGGTAA